The following nucleotide sequence is from Candidatus Eisenbacteria bacterium.
CTTGTCGATTTCCATCGGGCTCTCCCCGCGGCGCGCAGACCGGGCCGGGCGAAAGATTCCCTTGTCGGCTCGCCCGGCGCTGTTTATAGTTGCGCCGACTCTAACCCCCGCTCGCGGTCCGAGTCAACGCCTCGCGCGCGGCGCGGCCGGAAGCCTCGGAAGACGGAGGGCGGGGCGACGGTTCACTTCCGACGACCGAGGAGCCGGAGAACGGCATGACGCCGATTCGCTCTGCAAACGGATCGATCGTCGGACCGCGCGGCGGCCCTCTTCTCCGCGCGCTTCCGCTTCTCCTTCTCGCAATGCTGATCGCCTTCGGAGGCGCTTCCGCGCAGCAGAGGCCCGCCAAACCGTCCGGCCCGGTCGGCTCCATTCAAGGGCGCGTGTACGACAAGGAGACGAGAGACCCGGTCCCCTTCGCCGACGTGATCCTCGTCGGCACGGGGAAGGGGGTCATCTCGGGGACGGACGGGACCTTCCGCTTCGTCCAGATTCCGGAGGGTATCTACCAGCTCCGCGTGAACCGGATGGGCTACTCGAGCGAGCTGATCGATCAGGTGCGCGTCGTGGGAACGTATGCGATCAAGGTCGACGCCGGCCTCTCGCCGATCGAGGTGCGCGAGATGGAGCCGATCGAGGTGAGCGGCCTTCGCGAGATCGTGGACGTCGAGGTCGCCAAGTCGTCGCAGTACGTCACCGCCGAGGAGATCCAGGGGATGGCGGTCTCGGTGGTGAGCGACGTGATCGGCAAGCAAGCGGGCGTCGTGCAGGAGGACGGAGGGCTCTTCGTCCGCGGCGGGCGCGCGGAGGACACGGTCTATCGAATCGACGGGGTGATCATCCGCGACCTGATCACCGGGCAAAGCTCGGCGGGGAACATCAGCGCGCGCGCCGTGAAGAGCGTCGAGATCATGACCGGCGGCTACGAGGCCGAGTTCGGCCAGGCTCTTTCCGGCGTCATCGACATCGAGACGAAGGAGGGGAGCACCGAGTTCCAGGGATACGTGGAGTATCAGAGCGATCACCTCCCCCTCTTCGGCGACATCTACCGGGACACGAGGCTCGACAACTTCGAGGTGCAGGTCGAGGGGGAAGAGCCGATCCAGAAGCTCGTGCTCCGACCGCTCGGGGCGGAGCTTCCCGGGAAGATCACTTACTTCGCCGACGTCGCCGGTTCGTTCGACGATACCTATCTCCCCGTGCGCGCGGCGGACGGAAGCCGGAACACCCTCCGATCCGATTACGTCGACCGTTTCCTCGGCATGGACATCGACTACGGAAAGAGCTTTTGGACCCCGCGCGCGGAGAACCGCTGGAGCGGGCTCTACAAGATCTCGTGGCAGCCGAACGGGAAGCACAAGCTCTTTCTTTCGTTCCAGAAGAAGCTCGAGATCGATCACGGGTTCGACCGAACGACGCTCGCGCGGGGGGTCGATCCGACCGACGTCGCCTCCTCGTACAACTGGGAATGGAGCCGCCGCAAGGACCACGACTACACCGTGACCGACGACAACAACACGATCACGCTCGACTGGCGGTACCTCTGGAACCGGAAGACCCGGACGACGGTCCGCCTCTCCCGGAACTTCAACGCGTTCTTCCAGAATGTCTACGGCCGCCCGTGGTTCACGTACGAAGAACCGAACGACTTCGATCTTCCCCGAGAAGAGGACACCCCCTTCTTCGTCGACACGGGAGATAACACCGTCTGGCACAGCCGATACACGGAGCAGTACGTCGGCTACTTCGACGTCGAGCACACGAGGGGGGAAGCGCACGTCTTCAAGACCGGCTTCGAGCTCTCCCGCGAGGACCTCCAGTTCGTCACGATCGCGGAACCGTGGGTGGCCGACCCGGACGGCCTCGGGCGGAACCACGATCTCTGGAACGTCCGCCCGACGACGGGAGCGATCTACATCCAGGATCGGTTCAAGTACGAAGGGTTCATTGGGCACGTCGGCCTCCGCTGCGACTACTGGTTCCCGGGGAAGGAGGCCGAGGACGCACTCCGCGATACCTCGCGCGATTCGTACAACGAGGCGCTCCTCCGGGATTACGAGCGGGACTCCCACGCCTTCTTCGGAAGGAACCGGGTGAAGGCGAACCTCGAGCCCCGCTTCCAGGTCTCGCATCCGATCACGGACCGCTCCCATCTCTTCTTGAACTACGGGCACTTCTCGCAGCGGCCGAACTACTACAACGTGTATTCGAAGATCTCCTCGGTTTCGAGCGAGGACTTCCCTCTCGTCGGAAACCTGAACCTGAACCCGAAGCGCGAGGTGAAGTACGAGCTCGGCGCGAGGCACCAAATCGCTTCCGATCTCGCCGTCGACTTCTCGGTCTTCTACAACGATATCTACGACTACCCGAAGTCGCTCCGTTTCGACCGCCGGGGCCGCCCGGAGTACTTCGTGTACATCAACGAGGATTTCGCCCGCGCGCGCGGCATCGATATCAACCTCCGCAAGAACCGGAGCAAGTACCTGTGGGGCCGCCTCGCCTACTCGTACACGGTCGCGACTGGGAAGGCCTCCGACCCGAACCAGTTCAACCTCTTGCAGCGCGAGGTCGGCACCTTCACGCAGATCGGAAGAGACGAGGAGTATCTCTATTGGAACCGGCCGCACAAGCTGACCGCCGATCTCACGATGTCGGTGGGGGAGAATCAGGACCCGCCGGCGATCCGCGGGTGGACGCTTCCGCGCGACTGGTCGCTGAACGTCTACTTCTGGGTGCAGTCGGGGCGCGCGTACACGCCGACGTCCTCGACGGGCGCGGAGACCGGAACGCGCTACTCGGCGAACGCCCCCTTCAACACAACGTTCGATCTTCGCTTTTCGAAAGGCTTCCGCCTCGGCGGGTCGAAGTGGAACTATCTCATCGAGGGGAGGAATCTCTTCAACCATCGGTATCCGAAGCGGATCGACCCGCGGACCGGCGACGCGTACCTCCCCGGCGTTGGTTCGCTCGACAATGAAACCGACGTGTACACGATCGCGAGGTATGGCGATCCGTCGCTCTGGAGCACGCCCCGCTCGTTCCGGGTGGGCCTGTCGACCGAGTTTTAGGATGAATGCAAGACGAACCGTAGCCGCCGCGGCCGCTCTTCTCCTCCTCGCCGGAGCCGCTTTCGCGGAAGGCGATCTCGGTGCCGTCCGCGTCGCGACGAACGCCGGGTCGTTTCTCAAGATCGGCGTGGGCGCGAAGGCGGTCGGTCTCGGCGAGGCGTTCACCGCGGTCGCGGACGATCCGACCGCCCTCTTCTGGAACCCGGCGGGGATCACGAACCTCGCGCGCCGGGAGGCTCACGTCTCGCACACCGAATGGATCGCCGACATCGGCTACGACTACTTCGCCTACGCGCAGCCGCTCCCCTACTTCGGCGGCATCGGCGCGGGGATCCACATGGGGACCCTTCGGACCGAGATGATGGAGACGACCGAGTACCAGCCCTACGGAACGGGGCGCGAGTTCACCTACTCGGATCTCTTCATCGGGATCGGAGCGGCGCGCATGTTCACCGACAAGCTCTCGATCGGTATGGGTCTCAAGTATGTTCGCGAGAGCTACGGGGCCGCGATCGGGGGCCCGGTCGTGAACACATGGTGCGCCGACTTCGGCACGTTCTACCGCCTCGGCGCCCGGGAGGCGGTCTTCTCCGTCGCGCTTCTCAACTTCGGCCCGAACTGGAGGCCGTCCGGGACCTACGTCGAGTACGGCGGGGACGCGTACGGAGAGGAGCGCGACTTCGAGAGCTTCGCCGCCCCGACCAGCTTCCGCGCGGCGGTTTCCGGACTCCTGTGGGAAGGATCCGATCTCCGCCAGATCGGGATCATCGAGATGAGCCGCCCGCCCGACAACACCGAGACGTACAAGCTGGCGACCGAAATCGTCTATCAGAGGACCCTCGCGCTCCGGACCGGCTACATCCTGAACGCAGACGACCTGAACTGGAGCGGAGGGATGGGGCTCGTTCTCGAAGCCGGAGGCTTCACGGAGCGCGTGGACTACGCGTTCACCCACTCCGAGTTCTTGGGAAGGGTGGACCGCATCTCGCTGGGGTTGGGATTCTGACGATGACGAGGAAGATCATCCTCTTCGCTCTTCTCTTGTTCGCCGCCGGCTGCGGGCGCAAGATGCCTCTCCCCGTGGAAGAGGACCGAGGTGAGATTCCCTTCTCCGGCTACTTCGTGTACGGATCGTGGGAGAACGTCGGAAACGTGACCGACATCCTCGTCACGGAGAACCAGTGGCTCTTCTTCGCGGAGGACAGCGCGACGGTCACGCGCTATCGGCGCAAGGGAGCGAACGAGGGGGGGAAGCTCGTCGCGCGAGCGATCGGCACGCTCAAGGATCTCGAGCGTCCTCTTTATCTCGAC
It contains:
- a CDS encoding TonB-dependent receptor; translation: MTPIRSANGSIVGPRGGPLLRALPLLLLAMLIAFGGASAQQRPAKPSGPVGSIQGRVYDKETRDPVPFADVILVGTGKGVISGTDGTFRFVQIPEGIYQLRVNRMGYSSELIDQVRVVGTYAIKVDAGLSPIEVREMEPIEVSGLREIVDVEVAKSSQYVTAEEIQGMAVSVVSDVIGKQAGVVQEDGGLFVRGGRAEDTVYRIDGVIIRDLITGQSSAGNISARAVKSVEIMTGGYEAEFGQALSGVIDIETKEGSTEFQGYVEYQSDHLPLFGDIYRDTRLDNFEVQVEGEEPIQKLVLRPLGAELPGKITYFADVAGSFDDTYLPVRAADGSRNTLRSDYVDRFLGMDIDYGKSFWTPRAENRWSGLYKISWQPNGKHKLFLSFQKKLEIDHGFDRTTLARGVDPTDVASSYNWEWSRRKDHDYTVTDDNNTITLDWRYLWNRKTRTTVRLSRNFNAFFQNVYGRPWFTYEEPNDFDLPREEDTPFFVDTGDNTVWHSRYTEQYVGYFDVEHTRGEAHVFKTGFELSREDLQFVTIAEPWVADPDGLGRNHDLWNVRPTTGAIYIQDRFKYEGFIGHVGLRCDYWFPGKEAEDALRDTSRDSYNEALLRDYERDSHAFFGRNRVKANLEPRFQVSHPITDRSHLFLNYGHFSQRPNYYNVYSKISSVSSEDFPLVGNLNLNPKREVKYELGARHQIASDLAVDFSVFYNDIYDYPKSLRFDRRGRPEYFVYINEDFARARGIDINLRKNRSKYLWGRLAYSYTVATGKASDPNQFNLLQREVGTFTQIGRDEEYLYWNRPHKLTADLTMSVGENQDPPAIRGWTLPRDWSLNVYFWVQSGRAYTPTSSTGAETGTRYSANAPFNTTFDLRFSKGFRLGGSKWNYLIEGRNLFNHRYPKRIDPRTGDAYLPGVGSLDNETDVYTIARYGDPSLWSTPRSFRVGLSTEF
- a CDS encoding PorV/PorQ family protein, translated to MNARRTVAAAAALLLLAGAAFAEGDLGAVRVATNAGSFLKIGVGAKAVGLGEAFTAVADDPTALFWNPAGITNLARREAHVSHTEWIADIGYDYFAYAQPLPYFGGIGAGIHMGTLRTEMMETTEYQPYGTGREFTYSDLFIGIGAARMFTDKLSIGMGLKYVRESYGAAIGGPVVNTWCADFGTFYRLGAREAVFSVALLNFGPNWRPSGTYVEYGGDAYGEERDFESFAAPTSFRAAVSGLLWEGSDLRQIGIIEMSRPPDNTETYKLATEIVYQRTLALRTGYILNADDLNWSGGMGLVLEAGGFTERVDYAFTHSEFLGRVDRISLGLGF